A single region of the Triticum dicoccoides isolate Atlit2015 ecotype Zavitan chromosome 2B, WEW_v2.0, whole genome shotgun sequence genome encodes:
- the LOC119362239 gene encoding isoflavone reductase homolog, whose protein sequence is MEKSRVLVVGGTGYIGRRIVKASLAQGHKTYLLMRPEIGLDIDKLQMLLSFKAQGARLLEASLDDQPGLVAAVKQVDVVVSAMSGVHFRSHNLHLQLKLLEAIKEAGNVKRFLPSEFGMDPARMGHALEPGRITFDEKMEIRRAIEEGNIPHTYISANCFAAYFVPNLCQMRTLLPPKEKVHVYGDGNVKAIFVDEDDIAAYTIKCVDDPRALNKTIYLRPQENILSQNELIAKWEKLSEKVLKKIPIPSDEFLASMKGTDLANQVGIGHYYHIFYEGCLTNFDIRDDGEEEASLLYPEVQYTRMDEYMQRYL, encoded by the exons ATGGAGAAGAGCAGGGTTCTTGTCGTTGGAGGCACTGGCTACATCGGCAGGAGGATCGTGAAGGCGAGCTTAGCTCAGGGCCACAAGACCTATTTGTTGATGAGGCCGGAGATTGGCCTCGACATCGACAAGCTCCAGATGCTGCTGTCGTTCAAGGCGCAGGGAGCGCGGCTCCTGGAGGCGTCGCTCGACGACCAACcgggcctcgtcgccgccgtgaaGCAGGTGGACGTGGTGGTCTCGGCCATGTCCGGGGTTCACTTCCGTAGCCACAACCTCCACCTGCAGCTCAAGCTGCTGGAGGCCATCAAGGAAGCCGGAAATGTCAAG CGTTTCCTACCATCTGAATTCGGCATGGACCCAGCAAGGATGGGGCATGCCCTTGAACCAGGAAGGATCACCTTTGATGAGAAGATGGAGATAAGAAGGGCGATAGAAGAAGGAAACATTCCCCACACCTACATTTCTGCTAACTGCTTTGCTGCTTACTTTGTTCCTAACCTATGTCAAATGCGTACCCTTCTTCCACCCAAGGAGAAGGTTCACGTCTATGGAGATGGCAACGTCAAAG CGATATTCGTGGACGAAGATGACATTGCAGCATACACAATCAAGTGCGTTGATGATCCACGGGCCTTGAACAAGACAATATACCTACGGCCACAGGAAAACATCCTTAGTCAAAATGAGTTGATTGCTAAATGGGAAAAGCTCTCAGAAAAGGTTCTTAAGAAAATTCCCATTCCGAGTGATGAATTCTTGGCATCAATGAAAG GTACAGACCTTGCTAATCAGGTGGGGATAGGGCATTACTATCACATTTTTTATGAGGGTTGCTTGACAAACTTTGACATCAGAGATGATGGGGAAGAAGAGGCTTCTCTACTCTACCCAGAGGTTCAGTACACCAGGATGGACGAGTACATGCAACGCTATTTATAA